The Eretmochelys imbricata isolate rEreImb1 chromosome 26, rEreImb1.hap1, whole genome shotgun sequence genome contains the following window.
GGTTCATCTCACAATAAAGATAGGGGCTGAATGTAAACTTCCAGATCTAAACTTTCTCAAAGTTTGAGAATGTTAAggtctggggttttggttcaaaccCATCTCTAAAAGTAACGTTTAAATAAAACATCCTAAAAGGAGTTCTGAAGTATTAAAGATGTGGCTGCTAGTTTGGAtgacatctatctatctatctatctatctatctatccctagcCATCACATTTATGGAGTGCTAGTCACTGACATATCTAGGtgctgacttcactggggagTTTTGTTTGTAAAAAACCCTGCGAGGTTGAGCCCATATTATGTATGTCACATTGCATGCTGAACAGATGAATGGAACAAGGACAGCTTTATTTTGCTTTGGAGGGAAGCATACAAACACAAAAATAAGAGGAGAGGGGATTCATTTAGTTGTGTGCTGCTTGTTTTGCAAAAGAAAACCAAGGCAGGTGGAATGTTTCATTCTTTTATTGGTAGATCATAGTTTGCGAGAGAGGCTGATTATGTGGAACAATGAGATTGATCCCAAATTAATAACGTTGCTCATGGCTTACAAAGAATGAAAGCCGCTGGAAAATAATAAGCCCATTCCAAGCAATGGCACTGCCAGGGTTATGTCTAAACACTGATCTTTCCGCAGATTGAAATGCCCAAAATGCCCAGGATTCCTGCCTTAGCACAGCCACCAGCTCTTATGGCACCTAAACAGGAAACAAGgacacaaaatatattttcaatgaCAATTCTCCAAaatcaagcaaaaaaaaagaaaaagtacagGAACAGGACCTGATTATCAGTTAGGGAGTTGGATCAGACTCTTATGGTGCAACTCAAATGGGGGACATGCAAATGTGGCTTTGAGCCACCTTTCTGTGCTTTTGGTCCTGGGCCAGCCATGTGTCAAACTAGTGCTCTGGCATAAGTTAGACCTACTATAGCCATTAAAATGGCAGGGGATCATTAGAGAACAAAAGAATCTtggctccctcccccttcccatggCCACACCCTCTATGCCAGCAGCAGGGTGTAATGGAGGACCAGCAATAGGGGCTCCAGAAAGTGCTACCTTTGTCTGCTTTGCAAGACAGATCCTGGGCCACCACTCCAGCAAATCCATCTCGGTACTAAATTGTGGAATGCAGAATTGCTTTAGCACAGATGAGCCCAAGCTGTCATTTTATATTCAGCAAGAGAGGGAGGACAGTACAGTGATTAGGGTATTAACCTTGAACTTGGGAGACCTGGTTTAATTTCCTGCTCcgccagagacttcctgtgtgaccttgggcaaatcacttaagggAGGATGCTCAAAAGGAGTTATCCTAACTCATTTTGAGCATTCCGCCCTTAGCCTTTCTCTGCCTTGGTTACCAATCGATAAAATGGGGGATATTAACACTGCTCTAGATCCCAAGGAAATAtgctaaagattgtgaggtgctcaggaaCTATGGCTCACATCAGAACCAGAGATAGAACTAGGAAAATTAGCTTCTTTAAGACTCAGCGCCTTCAAAAGAATTTGGTTTCAGTCTTGTTACCCACCTTCAACCTTGCGAACCTTGTAAACAGGCACACCTTTGCAGAGTTTCTCAATGGGTTTACCAAAGATCAACCACTCCTTGATTTCACCAAATATAGAATCACTGGGCTCATATTGCACCCACAGGCGTTTTGGGGAAAACATCTTGTTCATCATCTTAAaggagaaaatattaaaatatagttaGCAATACATCTTATTCCTTAATCTTCTGTAACATCCTTGTGAGAAAACCCATCCACCTCTAACAAATTTTCTCTAGCCACATACAAAGCATCATCTAAAGAAGTAACAGATTGTTAATTACAAAGAAGGAAATAGTCACAAAGTTCACTGAAGAGTAATTGTATACACATAGCAAAAATGAACTGCGTTAATCAAATActtaataatgattaataataatatagaACAGCTATATAGTTTTACACTTTGGCAGCTTTCACTTTGTTTTCCATGTTCACCCTCCTAATCTGTACAGTTATTATAACTATATTAAGTAATTTTGCTATGAATAAGTTACTGTTCACCTGCCAAAAAGAGGCCGAATTCTGAAATTCCCACTCAAGCAAAatccctattgatttcagtgaaagttttgcCTGTATAGGAACTTCATGGGTTGGCCCAAGTAAACTGATGGCCAGATGTTCAGTTTTGCAGGCACAATTATCTTTAGTGAGTGCATCACTGTAGTATCAAAGTCTCTGTTTTGTTATCACCAGTCTAATAAGAAAGACTCCTAAGAACAAAGAGTATTCCAGATGGCAGTACCCTTTATTTCCATCACACCACCTCTCTAACATGACTTGCTTGTATATAGTACATAATACTTCAGAGAATTACCTGTTTCTCGTAAGCAAGCCGTCCAATTTCTTTCAGCTCTGGGATATATCCTTTCTCCATTTTCAAGATAAAGCAGGCCCTCCGGGAAAACAGCCTGGTAGCAATGTATCCCTGTGATATAGAAAAGCAGGTTTCTAATTTGAAAATAGTTACTGCCACCCAGTTGTTAATCTTCTCTTTGTATGCTGGGCCAAAATTTTGCTCTGAGCTACAACGGTGTAAATGCAGAGTGAAgtaatggagttactctgcagTCACACCATTGTAACTAGGAACAGAATTTATATCTCCTTGTTTATGTCTATGTACAGTTCTAGGGCAAACTTTATCTTTTCTTCGTTTTGTATTTCTGTTGCATTGAATAGACATATGAAGAAACCAAAGAGATGGATGATTAAAATAGACATTGTTTAAGGATTATTCacaaggagaaagaagaggtatCAAGCTAGTTTactgtgtttaaaaagaaaaaaaaacattgagatGATTTTAAGCCAAGACAGATTCTTGGTTTCACTTACATGTTTGTAGTCAAAAATGGTATCAGAGGAGCACAACCCAGCATGGATATGGATATCAGCAATATGAAGTTCATTGCTAATAGTCACAGTTTGCTGGACATAGTCACCATTTGTTCCTGGGAGGCTATAGATCTGAGTACAAAACACAAAATATGCGATAGTCACCTTTTTCACTCATCTGAAAAGTGCAacataaaatacagtattttaccTGTTATGATTCCAGAGCTAATGAAGTCAAAGAATTAAAATGAGTCTGATTTTTATTTACGCTATGGCCCTTTTGCATCACTTTGGCTGTACAAGGCCCCTTTAAGctaccagagtggtgtaaaggcgCCTTACTGTAAAGAAGAATCAGGCCTGCTGCATCTTGCTTCACTAAGGGATGATTAAGGAGGGAGATACTATCTATATATGACATGGTGAAATATTAAGAAAGGGGAGACATTTTTTAGAAGGGAGATAACTAGGAACAATGGTTTATAAAGTGAACACAATTATTTAGGCTGTATAAAGCAGCAATAATTTCTTCATGGCAAGATCTATTGGATTGTGACTTATTTTTGCCTAGGAAGTGTTGCGCTTGCAAATATCTATACTGTAGGGAATAATCCTGAACTGATTTAGTGGGATGGAAGGAGGTGACCTCACACGTCTTTTTCTTCTTCGGGGCCTTATCTAACAATCCTTCCTCAGGCAAGTGTCAATGGGAGTTCTTCCTGAGTAATGACAGCAGGATTGGCTCCTTAATTTATAGGATTGTCTGGTTTGGCAAAGATTACCTTTTCCTTTGTGCTCAGCAATAAGcattttattaatttcctcagTGCCTTTTCTTCCTGGTTATCCCATTTCTCCAGGGACCTAATGCATTGCAAATGAATACTAGGCAGTACAAAGCATTGGCAGTCTACTTACTTCATATGAAAAAGCTTGAGTCCAAAAGACTCCCAGCACAGCAATTACTGTAGCCTGAAAAAGAAATAACAGCATTCATATGCAACAGAAACACTAAAAACCACCATGACACATGGACAGAGTCCAGGCCAAAACTCAGAGCTTGCAGAATTAATGAATCAAGGGAAGCTATTTTATTCCCAAGGTTTGAAAAATGATCCACTTTGCACTGCAAGTGGATTATctgaaaataattacattttccaATTGTAAGTTTCTCCTGGTTACGTTTCATTTTGCTTGTATCACTGTGAAACTTTATAAAAACTGCTTAATCTTAAAGGGAACccaaaaaggaattttaaaagaatTCTACTTGTGAACTTGTTTACTTTTTTATGGTATTACAGAATCTATCTAGCTATCTGGCTATCTACTTTGTGATTGTTTTGATACTTGTGTTTTTGTCTTAGAAATATTAGGAACCCCAAACCTACTGTTCCCTAGTTTTGTTGGAGGACCTG
Protein-coding sequences here:
- the GKN2 gene encoding gastrokine-2, with the translated sequence MVRPSVLTSDNGQRQRLQKELTEQSNLLSDQSAVVQSRLLATVIAVLGVFWTQAFSYEIYSLPGTNGDYVQQTVTISNELHIADIHIHAGLCSSDTIFDYKHGYIATRLFSRRACFILKMEKGYIPELKEIGRLAYEKQMMNKMFSPKRLWVQYEPSDSIFGEIKEWLIFGKPIEKLCKGVPVYKVRKVEGG